A single genomic interval of Labilibaculum sp. DW002 harbors:
- a CDS encoding porin family protein produces MKKIFLVAVICMFSSALFAQLSSPVNFGLHAGLVSTKADTDFGGVSGIKEKADNGMMIGAFLRINMNKWYLQPELNYVSRNTEVKVLNETYDFKTKSLDIPMLLGYKIIKLPAFKLRAFAGPVASFKIDDSLKSSVEGRLDGDFKGAVWNGKFGAGIDVWKLTLDVDYEVGFSDVAEDLKQNMVNVTLGFKLF; encoded by the coding sequence ATGAAAAAGATTTTTTTAGTTGCAGTAATCTGCATGTTTTCAAGCGCCCTATTTGCACAATTATCTTCTCCTGTGAACTTTGGTTTGCATGCAGGTTTGGTAAGTACAAAAGCAGATACTGACTTTGGTGGTGTTAGCGGAATTAAAGAGAAAGCTGATAATGGTATGATGATTGGAGCATTTCTTAGAATAAACATGAACAAATGGTATTTGCAACCAGAGTTGAATTACGTTTCAAGAAATACTGAAGTGAAAGTTCTTAATGAAACTTATGATTTTAAAACAAAGAGTCTGGATATCCCAATGCTATTAGGATACAAAATTATTAAACTACCAGCTTTTAAATTAAGAGCATTTGCTGGTCCTGTTGCTTCATTTAAGATTGATGATAGTCTAAAAAGTAGTGTAGAAGGAAGACTAGATGGTGATTTTAAAGGTGCTGTTTGGAATGGTAAATTTGGAGCAGGTATCGATGTTTGGAAATTGACATTAGATGTAGATTATGAAGTTGGATTCTCAGATGTTGCGGAAGATTTAAAACAAAACATGGTAAATGTGACCTTAGGATTTAAATTGTTCTAA
- a CDS encoding ATP-binding protein, with the protein MSLSPDKKIELLKNLDFLAEQNQEGYRFLSGIVDELNVKKGETIFSKGDFGGAAYIISKGSVQIHDEGHVFIELEEGKSFGEFAFVKSEERSASASAKTDSVLLKCTEDHIKQLEKEFGIKIIDSILIPLQNVKKRMIVKDLLEEELTKQKATIEKQRKELELLNATKDKFFSIIAHDLKNPFASLIGASDLLVDGANELSQEQVKTFSGIINQSARQAFRLLENLLDWSRTQTGSIAWKPKQVDLWDLVNEVVILLTGSAENKQIELEAKIDEDLTAFVDPNMINTVVRNLVSNAIKFTPRGGKILVESKLSDDFIEISVTDNGVGIKPDKLDQLFQIGESVVGIGTENETGTGLGLILCKEFVEKHKGKLSVESEVNVGSTFKFTIPFSTSKK; encoded by the coding sequence ATGTCTTTAAGTCCTGATAAAAAAATAGAACTACTTAAGAATTTAGATTTTCTTGCGGAGCAGAATCAGGAAGGCTATCGTTTTTTGAGTGGTATTGTTGATGAGCTTAATGTGAAAAAGGGAGAAACTATTTTTTCAAAAGGAGATTTTGGTGGTGCAGCTTATATTATTAGCAAAGGATCGGTTCAAATTCATGATGAAGGACACGTATTTATTGAACTTGAAGAAGGAAAAAGTTTTGGTGAATTTGCATTTGTAAAATCAGAGGAAAGATCGGCTTCTGCAAGTGCTAAAACCGATTCGGTTTTGCTTAAATGTACCGAAGATCATATTAAACAGTTAGAAAAGGAATTTGGAATTAAAATTATAGACTCCATTCTAATTCCTTTGCAGAATGTTAAAAAGAGAATGATTGTTAAAGATCTTTTGGAGGAGGAATTGACCAAGCAAAAGGCAACAATTGAAAAACAAAGGAAAGAACTTGAGTTGTTGAATGCTACCAAAGACAAATTCTTTTCAATTATTGCTCACGATTTAAAAAATCCATTTGCTTCATTAATTGGAGCTTCCGACTTACTTGTTGATGGTGCCAATGAATTAAGTCAAGAACAAGTAAAGACCTTCTCTGGAATAATTAATCAATCTGCACGACAAGCTTTTCGTTTGTTGGAAAATCTTTTGGATTGGTCTCGTACGCAAACAGGATCCATTGCTTGGAAGCCTAAGCAAGTTGACTTATGGGATTTGGTTAATGAAGTCGTAATTCTTCTTACCGGAAGTGCAGAGAACAAACAAATTGAATTAGAAGCAAAAATTGATGAGGATTTGACCGCTTTTGTTGATCCAAACATGATAAATACTGTTGTTCGAAACTTGGTTTCCAATGCCATTAAATTTACTCCACGTGGAGGCAAAATTCTCGTAGAATCAAAACTGTCTGATGATTTTATTGAAATATCAGTAACAGATAATGGTGTAGGGATTAAGCCTGATAAATTAGATCAATTGTTCCAAATTGGAGAGAGTGTTGTAGGAATTGGAACCGAAAATGAAACAGGAACAGGTTTGGGACTTATTTTGTGTAAGGAATTTGTAGAAAAACACAAAGGCAAATTAAGTGTTGAAAGTGAAGTAAATGTTGGTAGTACCTTTAAATTTACAATCCCATTTTCTACCTCTAAAAAATAA
- a CDS encoding ABC transporter substrate binding protein yields the protein MRFLQFIIFIVFMFCSVHASAVERKKILVLHSYHQGLRWTENVNHGIQKVMDSIGGKVELDYEYLDTKRNPSEAYLNKLIELYDLKLQEEKYDVIIVSDNNALSFVKDHRRKYFQNTPIVFCGINHFKDKMIEGLDNITGVAEEVDLDGVIDLILKTRPETKSLVVINDNKTTTAKLNKLLMLDVEKKHQDELEFIYYEELGIDELIGNVRSIKGDTSILLLTFNKDKEGKFISFQDNLDLLIPESKVPIYIAWAFYINSGVIGGKVVSGSFHGQMAARMVAKILNGTPIDSIPIYRKPLDQFVVDYNEIQRFNIDQDVLPKGTLLLNSPKSFYSENREWLHILGGIILLASIIIIVLSKAIIRRIKAERALIIEQNRLKTSVKHERLIGLIGRLLNASEDFKNVLDDVLKLMTEELNVARISLYSLKDSNDAAVKIKSRVSMKGKNIKDVDQFYFSEIDEIISRVKMNKTIVSPDLSNLNPKEQEYYKKRNIGAVVLLPVVVESKVVGLMGFSQNKKHRWSREEVSIFFSTVNMIANAWERNSLMNDRIEAEQKNVEAFRMLEESSRLASIGVMAAGITHEINQPLNAIKITADSVLFWQKRNPDALPEMFTRKIKTISEGTSRIDSIIKHMRTFWEKPQLTHDETIDMVEGVKRSLNLVQRQVYDHSIELLDELPDESICVLANYIQFEQIVVNLIVNSIHSLDKVQKDKKQIKLKVYQDSKYGVLELHDNGTGIESSIREKIYDPLFTTKGEDNGSGLGMAIVKSFIDRFQGEISDYNNDDGGASFVLRFKLCEK from the coding sequence ATGAGGTTTTTGCAATTCATCATTTTTATAGTATTTATGTTTTGTTCGGTTCACGCATCTGCTGTGGAGCGAAAGAAAATCCTTGTACTGCATTCTTATCATCAAGGCTTACGATGGACCGAGAATGTGAATCATGGTATTCAGAAAGTGATGGATTCAATTGGAGGTAAAGTTGAATTGGATTATGAATATCTTGATACCAAAAGAAATCCTTCAGAAGCCTATTTGAATAAATTAATTGAACTATACGATTTAAAATTACAAGAAGAAAAGTATGATGTAATTATTGTCTCAGATAATAATGCTTTATCCTTCGTTAAAGATCATCGAAGGAAATATTTCCAAAATACGCCTATTGTTTTTTGTGGTATCAATCATTTTAAAGACAAAATGATTGAGGGATTAGATAATATTACCGGAGTTGCCGAAGAGGTAGATTTGGATGGTGTTATTGATTTAATTCTTAAAACAAGACCCGAAACAAAAAGTTTGGTTGTTATAAATGATAATAAAACAACTACTGCAAAACTGAATAAATTATTGATGCTTGATGTTGAAAAGAAACATCAGGATGAACTTGAGTTTATTTATTATGAAGAGTTAGGGATAGATGAATTGATTGGTAATGTCAGAAGCATAAAGGGTGATACATCTATTTTGTTGCTAACCTTTAATAAAGATAAGGAAGGTAAATTCATTAGTTTTCAAGATAATTTAGACTTATTAATTCCTGAAAGTAAGGTGCCAATTTATATTGCTTGGGCATTTTATATTAACAGCGGAGTAATTGGAGGTAAGGTTGTAAGCGGAAGTTTTCATGGGCAAATGGCTGCTCGTATGGTTGCAAAAATACTCAATGGAACACCAATAGATTCTATTCCAATTTATCGAAAACCATTGGATCAGTTTGTGGTTGATTACAATGAAATTCAAAGATTTAATATTGATCAGGATGTTCTTCCAAAAGGAACCTTGTTATTGAATTCTCCAAAATCATTTTATAGTGAGAATAGAGAATGGCTCCATATTTTAGGTGGAATAATTTTATTAGCTAGTATAATAATTATCGTACTCTCGAAAGCCATCATTCGCAGAATAAAAGCAGAACGAGCTTTGATAATTGAACAGAATCGATTGAAAACTTCGGTAAAGCACGAACGATTAATAGGATTAATTGGACGTTTATTAAATGCATCAGAAGATTTTAAGAATGTATTGGATGATGTTTTAAAGTTAATGACAGAGGAATTGAATGTTGCACGAATTAGTTTGTACTCTTTAAAGGATTCGAACGACGCAGCTGTGAAGATCAAGAGTCGAGTTTCCATGAAAGGGAAAAATATTAAAGATGTTGATCAGTTTTATTTTTCGGAGATTGATGAGATTATCAGTCGCGTTAAGATGAACAAAACAATTGTTTCTCCTGATTTGTCGAACCTGAATCCTAAAGAACAAGAATATTATAAAAAAAGGAATATTGGTGCAGTTGTTTTGCTGCCTGTTGTAGTCGAATCGAAAGTGGTTGGACTGATGGGCTTTTCGCAAAATAAAAAGCACCGTTGGTCTCGTGAAGAGGTAAGTATTTTCTTTTCTACTGTAAACATGATTGCAAATGCCTGGGAACGTAATTCATTAATGAACGATAGAATTGAGGCTGAACAGAAAAATGTAGAAGCCTTTAGAATGCTTGAGGAATCGTCTCGATTAGCATCAATTGGAGTCATGGCGGCAGGAATTACACATGAGATAAATCAACCATTAAACGCCATAAAAATTACTGCAGACAGTGTTTTGTTTTGGCAAAAACGAAATCCAGATGCATTACCAGAAATGTTTACGCGTAAGATAAAAACCATTTCGGAGGGTACTTCTCGAATTGATTCCATCATAAAGCACATGAGAACTTTTTGGGAGAAACCTCAATTAACTCATGATGAGACAATTGATATGGTTGAAGGAGTAAAGCGTTCTTTGAACTTGGTGCAAAGGCAAGTGTATGATCATAGTATTGAATTACTTGATGAATTACCGGACGAATCTATTTGCGTTTTGGCCAATTACATTCAGTTTGAGCAAATTGTGGTGAATTTGATTGTGAATTCAATACACTCCTTAGATAAAGTTCAGAAAGATAAAAAACAGATTAAGCTTAAGGTTTATCAGGATTCAAAATATGGAGTGTTGGAGCTTCATGATAATGGTACTGGTATTGAATCGAGTATTAGAGAGAAAATATACGACCCTTTATTTACAACCAAAGGGGAGGATAATGGCAGCGGACTGGGCATGGCAATCGTAAAATCCTTTATAGATAGATTTCAGGGAGAAATATCGGATTATAACAATGATGATGGCGGTGCTAGTTTTGTATTGCGTTTCAAATTGTGTGAAAAATAA
- a CDS encoding sigma-54-dependent transcriptional regulator codes for MKILIVDDDVSSGSAVAEFIEEQLAYQIHLCHNAEEAYNKLKSEEFNMVISDMRMPGISGLDLLKKIKLLPNGDKIEVVIMTGFGDMETSIEALRGGAYDYLLKPVNIEELAILIERVAEKIQLKEENQDLKENFEQTVSNAKIEKASRIQYYETTIREITSVGKIGVFSDVMRGVVRMAEQFHEDRSVPVLIEGETGTGKEVVARLVHFGKDSDITQPFISINCSAISPTLFESELFGYDDGAFTGARKEGKPGKLELAQGGTLFLDEIGEMPLDMQPKLLRVLQQREMYRVGGSKPIELDVRVIFATNRNLKQMVAEKTFRSDLYYRLNTGRLYIPPLRERREAILSFSQIFLDQYSTKRDRKFRFISKEAKAMLQEYNWPGNIRELKNSIERATLLFNDLELKTEHLRFLQSDESDFERKEMPIVPGRIVLPDDELRIEQLELEIVRKALKKFDNNKSKTAEYLGITRSALRSRMNKL; via the coding sequence ATGAAAATTCTTATTGTTGATGATGATGTTTCCAGTGGCTCTGCTGTAGCAGAATTTATTGAAGAACAATTAGCTTATCAAATTCATCTTTGCCATAATGCTGAAGAAGCTTATAATAAGCTTAAGAGCGAAGAGTTTAATATGGTAATTTCTGATATGAGAATGCCTGGAATTTCAGGTTTAGATTTATTGAAAAAAATTAAACTTCTGCCCAATGGTGATAAAATTGAGGTTGTGATCATGACGGGTTTTGGGGATATGGAAACTTCAATTGAGGCATTACGTGGCGGAGCTTACGATTATTTACTTAAACCAGTTAATATTGAGGAATTAGCAATATTAATTGAGCGTGTGGCCGAAAAAATCCAATTAAAAGAAGAAAATCAGGATTTAAAAGAAAATTTTGAACAAACGGTATCCAATGCTAAGATTGAAAAAGCATCGCGAATTCAATATTATGAAACGACTATACGTGAAATTACCAGTGTAGGCAAAATAGGAGTCTTTTCGGATGTAATGAGAGGTGTAGTTCGAATGGCTGAACAATTTCACGAGGATCGTTCTGTGCCCGTTTTAATAGAAGGAGAAACAGGTACTGGAAAGGAAGTAGTCGCTCGTTTGGTGCATTTTGGTAAGGATAGTGATATTACACAACCATTTATTTCAATTAACTGCTCGGCAATATCACCTACGCTGTTTGAAAGTGAACTGTTTGGATACGATGATGGTGCTTTTACTGGTGCGCGAAAAGAGGGTAAACCTGGGAAATTAGAATTGGCGCAGGGCGGCACACTTTTTTTAGATGAAATCGGGGAAATGCCATTGGATATGCAACCAAAATTATTGCGCGTATTGCAACAGCGAGAAATGTATCGTGTTGGCGGCAGCAAACCAATTGAATTAGATGTAAGGGTAATATTTGCAACGAATAGGAATTTGAAGCAGATGGTTGCCGAAAAAACATTTAGGAGTGACTTGTATTATCGATTAAATACCGGAAGATTATACATTCCACCTTTACGAGAACGAAGAGAGGCCATTTTATCTTTTTCTCAAATTTTTCTGGACCAGTATTCTACCAAGCGTGATCGCAAATTTCGGTTTATCAGTAAAGAAGCTAAAGCCATGCTTCAAGAATACAACTGGCCTGGTAACATTAGAGAGCTTAAAAATTCAATTGAAAGAGCAACCTTACTCTTTAACGATTTGGAATTAAAGACAGAACATTTGCGATTTTTACAATCAGATGAAAGTGATTTTGAGCGTAAAGAAATGCCCATTGTGCCTGGTCGAATTGTACTGCCTGATGATGAGTTGAGAATCGAACAATTAGAATTGGAGATTGTTCGCAAGGCCTTAAAGAAATTTGATAATAATAAATCAAAAACTGCTGAATATTTGGGGATTACGAGAAGTGCCTTAAGAAGCAGAATGAATAAATTGTAA
- a CDS encoding LUD domain-containing protein: MEVRIDTQEKKLLLLENRSELLDSFLSSSNNLGNESLKVDHQLFTEAANKRNIQFEFIRMKTCKLDRISLDISNAKNALLEADYAIADSGLLVVDTLDPDVLLTVFLAETLHVVVPASKILHSMDDFELITGKPASIIGRGIASLSGSKNRNYTMTRTMVYVLDDI; the protein is encoded by the coding sequence ATGGAGGTTAGAATTGATACGCAAGAAAAAAAATTACTTCTACTAGAAAATAGAAGCGAACTTTTGGATTCATTTTTATCGAGTTCCAATAACTTGGGCAATGAATCTTTAAAAGTAGATCACCAACTATTTACCGAAGCTGCAAACAAGAGGAATATTCAGTTTGAATTTATTCGAATGAAAACATGCAAGCTCGATCGAATTTCTTTAGATATTAGCAATGCAAAAAATGCACTCTTAGAAGCGGATTACGCTATAGCTGATTCAGGTCTATTAGTTGTTGATACATTAGATCCGGATGTTTTATTAACTGTCTTCTTAGCAGAAACACTTCATGTTGTTGTTCCAGCTAGCAAAATACTTCATTCGATGGATGACTTTGAACTCATTACAGGTAAGCCTGCGAGTATTATAGGGAGAGGAATAGCAAGCTTATCAGGCTCTAAAAATCGAAACTATACTATGACACGCACGATGGTGTACGTATTAGATGATATTTAA
- a CDS encoding winged helix-turn-helix transcriptional regulator has translation MELIGGKWKSVILMHLMDGTKRYNELRKEIPTITERTLSLQLKQLEKDDLISRKVYTKKPPLKVEYSLTDFSKSLLPVLEAISEWGIYATEEKGEFIFEERE, from the coding sequence ATGGAATTAATTGGAGGAAAATGGAAAAGCGTTATTTTAATGCACTTGATGGATGGTACAAAACGGTACAACGAATTAAGAAAAGAAATACCAACAATTACAGAACGCACACTTAGCCTACAATTAAAACAATTGGAGAAGGATGATCTAATATCACGAAAGGTATACACTAAAAAGCCACCCTTAAAGGTTGAATATTCACTTACTGATTTTAGCAAGAGTTTGCTTCCTGTTCTGGAAGCAATTTCAGAGTGGGGAATTTATGCTACAGAAGAAAAAGGAGAATTTATTTTCGAAGAAAGAGAATAA
- a CDS encoding NAD(P)H-dependent oxidoreductase encodes MKAVKEEILKAHAYRRAIKEFEVDQKISEEDFNFILEVGRRSPSSFGWEPWKFIVIQNMELREKLMEPSWGAQKQLPSASHFVILLARKGDEMRVGSDYLSYKSKEVDKLPADIEEMKLGFFKGFMENEFDLTDDRKIFDWACKQVYLPFANMMTAAAQIGIDSCPIEGFDRTKVEEILALESVVDTNKFGVAAMLAFGYKKEDSPFPQSRFPMEEVVEWVK; translated from the coding sequence ATGAAAGCAGTAAAAGAAGAAATTTTAAAAGCACATGCATACAGACGTGCAATTAAAGAGTTTGAAGTAGATCAGAAAATTTCCGAAGAGGATTTTAATTTTATCCTTGAGGTTGGAAGACGTTCTCCTAGTTCTTTTGGATGGGAACCATGGAAGTTTATTGTAATTCAAAACATGGAGTTACGCGAGAAATTAATGGAGCCAAGTTGGGGAGCACAAAAGCAATTGCCATCAGCTAGCCACTTTGTGATACTGTTGGCCAGAAAAGGTGACGAAATGCGTGTAGGATCAGATTATTTAAGTTACAAATCTAAAGAAGTAGATAAGTTGCCCGCTGATATTGAGGAAATGAAGCTAGGTTTTTTTAAAGGATTTATGGAAAATGAATTTGATTTAACTGATGATCGTAAGATATTTGATTGGGCTTGCAAACAAGTTTATTTACCATTTGCAAATATGATGACCGCAGCAGCACAAATAGGAATAGATTCTTGTCCTATTGAAGGTTTCGATAGAACAAAAGTTGAAGAAATATTGGCTTTGGAAAGTGTTGTAGATACAAATAAATTTGGAGTAGCTGCAATGCTTGCATTTGGCTACAAAAAAGAAGATTCACCATTTCCGCAATCTCGTTTTCCAATGGAAGAGGTCGTGGAGTGGGTTAAATAA